From a region of the Synechococcus sp. PCC 7502 genome:
- a CDS encoding glycoside hydrolase family 104 protein, giving the protein MINLLDVVKYFKSQSHQIKALQILNNKIASSYPELLDDSQEWVKEWRSVNNFSLTDSKSEGINSNLKAFLLAIRVHEGTSGSDGYNLIFTGKYLSDFSDHPRQEYCAGDLCSDAAGAYQFLSTTWDVVKKRLNLRDFSPQNQDLGAIELIKMRGAYDFVIKGDLPNACDRCSWEWASMPDRNGNGRYGQPNCSFAEFRKLFIKYGGKPL; this is encoded by the coding sequence ATGATTAATCTTTTAGACGTAGTTAAATACTTTAAGTCACAATCTCATCAAATAAAGGCTTTGCAGATTCTCAATAACAAGATTGCGAGTTCTTATCCTGAACTATTAGATGATTCTCAAGAATGGGTAAAGGAATGGAGAAGTGTTAATAATTTCTCTTTGACTGATTCAAAAAGCGAAGGTATCAATTCTAATCTTAAAGCTTTCCTTTTAGCGATAAGAGTACATGAGGGAACTAGTGGAAGTGATGGGTATAATTTGATTTTTACGGGTAAATATCTTTCTGATTTTTCCGATCATCCCAGACAAGAATATTGTGCTGGGGATTTATGCAGTGATGCTGCTGGGGCATACCAATTTCTAAGCACTACATGGGATGTGGTCAAAAAAAGGTTAAACCTTAGAGATTTTTCACCACAAAACCAAGACCTTGGGGCAATTGAGTTAATTAAAATGCGGGGTGCTTATGATTTTGTGATCAAGGGTGATTTACCCAATGCGTGCGATCGCTGTTCTTGGGAATGGGCAAGTATGCCAGATCGTAATGGTAATGGCAGATATGGACAACCTAACTGTAGCTTTGCTGAGTTTAGGAAATTGTTTATAAAATATGGTGGTAAGCCTTTATGA
- a CDS encoding CAP domain-containing protein — protein MRIKDRISTNTQKKLAFGFIFLGLGCAAYMQSIPNRTTAYDYRPDGAYIFSSWQESDKNMEYINSLRAKKGLKPIMWDDRAYSLAVARAKDMDTEGYIADTNPKTGICAITLKKQFGFNEDEQVFETTMSYYYPFGGGGMAKGYGMSLQQVFESYVNNPRYSMKDYILREYHVTGAIGCHGSVCAFITSSKDRIQGDCQNN, from the coding sequence ATGAGAATAAAAGACAGAATTAGTACAAATACTCAAAAGAAATTAGCTTTTGGGTTTATTTTTTTGGGACTTGGATGTGCAGCTTATATGCAGTCTATTCCCAATAGAACTACTGCTTATGACTATCGACCTGATGGAGCTTATATCTTTAGTTCTTGGCAAGAATCAGATAAAAACATGGAATATATAAACTCTCTGAGAGCCAAAAAAGGATTAAAACCCATTATGTGGGATGACAGAGCATATAGTCTTGCAGTTGCTCGTGCAAAAGATATGGACACCGAGGGCTACATAGCAGATACAAATCCTAAAACTGGGATATGTGCAATAACCCTAAAAAAGCAATTTGGCTTTAATGAAGATGAGCAGGTTTTTGAAACAACAATGTCATACTATTATCCCTTCGGGGGCGGTGGTATGGCTAAAGGATATGGAATGTCTTTGCAGCAAGTCTTTGAAAGTTATGTTAATAATCCCAGATATTCAATGAAAGATTATATTCTTAGGGAATATCACGTTACTGGGGCTATTGGCTGTCATGGTTCAGTATGTGCATTTATCACAAGCTCAAAAGACAGGATTCAGGGCGACTGTCAGAATAATTAA
- a CDS encoding helix-turn-helix domain-containing protein — translation MNHSSKLKLANLVKQLRGNQTQKEFAKRLGVTHGAIQSWENGEVTPGSGNLSKIASEGGYTLTELMDYLEGNSKDSQRDSNISVERLVAEVRYMPAKDLALLGRAVSDRLYAIAESVG, via the coding sequence ATGAACCACTCGTCAAAATTAAAACTTGCGAACTTAGTAAAGCAACTAAGGGGTAATCAAACTCAAAAAGAATTTGCTAAGCGTTTGGGGGTAACTCATGGTGCTATTCAATCTTGGGAAAATGGAGAAGTAACCCCGGGGTCTGGGAACCTTTCTAAAATAGCTAGTGAGGGCGGTTATACACTTACTGAATTAATGGATTACCTTGAAGGAAACTCTAAAGATAGTCAAAGAGATTCCAATATATCTGTAGAAAGACTTGTTGCAGAGGTGAGATATATGCCTGCAAAGGATTTAGCTTTATTAGGTCGGGCTGTTTCTGATAGATTGTATGCGATCGCAGAAAGCGTGGGGTAA
- a CDS encoding AAA family ATPase — protein MFKITDHIEFDPKGRASCPVCEAKKGKPNKNLALIPNSDGAYKCHNTSCTTDLIREAIGQPKDQIIPSAIAKAKPIKYHDQERIDINNEKLFNDSKIAKKWLTDRGISLYLIQKFKLGIALREIKKYEQGKLVESKALPCITVPYQYPEGYLQKYFVAPWLTSEERLDTRMIQDSGLAARWWFTQKSDSKEVWICEGEWDAMLMSEIINCSEIADCDVATSTAGSGNVPQDLRPLDQYDHIFIWYDLDPAGEAGAEKLAKAIGNRAKIATVPYTVDAKLGWDISDAIVNGFSYSDFAKARDNAKCVEIQPTPGKNKLADRLITTAELMARAKDYTDWLIDEILPINELILLAASPRAGKSLMAMNIAQCVASGTNFLDRPVTQGSVIYVQCEDSETKTKQRAIAQGWDENLPVYWLEKFKMSELAELIELARKIEPRLIVLDTLSRVRDDNTTESSAEMSRILEPLQEFARDHNCCILPIHHTGKIKLENADALDVFDTIRGSSAIRATCRGTLVIAANDQGYRLCVENGYNKQDLKVSLDLNSLTWKLLGKWGVQADASQSDQILGFLTKVQSATLEQLYEFTNINKASLYKVLSRLVHDNRISKTGSRKAVVYSKLQIEQPKTQSDISDMSDTLSDSEIQTETSLEVLSDKNNILYISDNMVSNLSTHISNTGEANLSDCQISTSNQDTAGDTESDKQSDKPVFVRYKVGCQVEILTGRFAGMKAEVIDIQGDEVEVKAKKWVVTRCYPTMSLKLLVR, from the coding sequence ATGTTCAAAATTACAGACCATATCGAATTTGACCCCAAGGGCAGAGCATCATGCCCAGTATGTGAAGCAAAGAAAGGTAAACCAAATAAAAATCTTGCATTGATACCTAATAGTGATGGTGCTTATAAATGCCACAACACATCATGTACTACAGATCTGATTAGAGAGGCAATAGGACAACCTAAAGACCAGATTATTCCCAGTGCGATCGCTAAGGCTAAACCAATCAAATACCATGATCAAGAACGCATAGATATAAACAATGAAAAGCTGTTTAACGATTCAAAAATAGCTAAAAAGTGGCTCACAGATAGAGGTATTAGCTTATATCTCATACAAAAATTCAAATTAGGCATTGCACTCAGAGAAATCAAAAAATATGAACAAGGTAAGTTAGTTGAGAGTAAAGCTTTACCCTGTATCACAGTTCCCTATCAGTACCCAGAAGGATACTTACAGAAATACTTTGTAGCTCCTTGGCTAACCAGTGAAGAACGATTAGATACCAGAATGATTCAAGATAGTGGGCTTGCTGCTAGATGGTGGTTTACCCAAAAATCAGACTCTAAAGAGGTTTGGATCTGTGAAGGTGAATGGGATGCAATGTTGATGTCTGAAATTATTAATTGTTCTGAAATTGCTGATTGTGATGTGGCAACCTCAACGGCTGGATCGGGCAATGTTCCCCAAGACCTTAGACCTCTTGACCAATACGATCACATATTTATCTGGTATGACCTCGATCCTGCTGGAGAGGCTGGAGCCGAAAAATTAGCAAAAGCAATTGGTAATAGAGCTAAAATTGCCACGGTTCCATATACGGTAGACGCTAAGTTAGGCTGGGATATTAGCGATGCAATAGTTAATGGCTTTAGTTACTCTGATTTTGCCAAGGCTAGGGATAATGCTAAGTGTGTTGAAATTCAACCAACGCCAGGAAAGAATAAATTAGCAGATAGACTAATAACCACTGCCGAACTAATGGCACGGGCAAAGGATTATACCGATTGGCTGATTGATGAAATATTACCCATCAATGAACTAATACTTTTAGCAGCTTCACCAAGAGCGGGTAAATCTTTGATGGCAATGAATATTGCTCAGTGTGTGGCAAGTGGAACTAATTTTTTAGATCGGCCCGTAACACAAGGTTCAGTAATCTATGTCCAGTGTGAGGACTCAGAAACTAAGACGAAACAGAGAGCGATCGCCCAAGGTTGGGATGAGAATCTCCCAGTTTACTGGTTAGAAAAATTCAAAATGTCCGAGCTCGCTGAACTAATCGAACTGGCAAGAAAGATCGAGCCAAGACTAATCGTATTAGATACTTTGTCCAGGGTGCGTGATGATAACACCACAGAGTCAAGCGCAGAGATGTCTAGAATTTTGGAACCACTCCAAGAATTTGCCCGTGATCACAATTGCTGTATCCTACCAATTCACCACACAGGCAAAATTAAATTAGAAAATGCCGATGCCTTAGATGTTTTTGACACTATTAGGGGTAGCAGTGCCATCCGTGCTACTTGCCGTGGAACCTTAGTAATTGCGGCAAATGATCAGGGTTATCGTCTCTGTGTCGAAAACGGGTATAACAAGCAAGACTTAAAAGTTAGCCTAGACCTAAACTCTCTCACATGGAAACTTTTAGGTAAATGGGGCGTACAAGCTGATGCCTCCCAATCTGATCAGATATTGGGATTTTTAACAAAAGTACAGTCTGCAACCCTTGAACAACTGTATGAATTTACCAACATAAATAAAGCAAGTTTGTACAAGGTACTCTCTAGGCTTGTTCATGATAATAGAATCTCCAAAACTGGCTCTAGGAAAGCAGTTGTGTATTCAAAACTGCAAATCGAGCAGCCTAAAACCCAATCTGACATATCAGACATGTCAGATACGTTGTCAGATTCCGAAATCCAGACAGAGACAAGCTTAGAGGTGTTATCTGACAAAAATAATATTTTATATATATCTGACAACATGGTTAGTAATTTATCAACACATATATCTAACACAGGTGAAGCAAATTTGTCAGATTGTCAGATAAGTACCTCAAATCAAGACACAGCAGGCGATACCGAATCTGACAAGCAATCTGACAAACCCGTTTTTGTCAGATACAAAGTAGGTTGTCAGGTTGAAATCTTGACTGGTAGGTTCGCTGGCATGAAGGCTGAAGTCATTGATATACAAGGCGATGAGGTTGAGGTTAAGGCTAAAAAATGGGTGGTTACTCGTTGCTATCCAACTATGTCGTTAAAACTACTTGTCAGATAA
- a CDS encoding DUF3134 domain-containing protein, which translates to MINPSLRAEKRNKPAAIISSTQQISILDWLASTGRLIARESNAFDYREDVEDLQELIVGDDASYLDEEEEDEDMGADDDEDLD; encoded by the coding sequence ATGATTAATCCATCTCTACGGGCAGAAAAGAGAAATAAGCCTGCTGCCATCATCTCCTCCACCCAACAGATTTCGATTTTAGATTGGTTGGCATCTACAGGTCGCCTCATTGCCCGTGAGTCAAACGCTTTTGACTATAGAGAAGATGTTGAAGACTTACAAGAATTAATAGTTGGCGATGATGCTAGCTATTTAGACGAGGAAGAAGAAGATGAAGATATGGGTGCCGATGATGATGAAGATTTAGACTAA
- the mraY gene encoding phospho-N-acetylmuramoyl-pentapeptide-transferase, translating into MSNSEPNSSQSQLSSPIAKFPTGTQLSGFAVVMVLALAFVGQLVIESLPLVSTFVAVVIAGYFAVPILQQMKAGQVIREDGPEAHLKKGGTPTMGGIFVVPVGLVMSLLWSGFNFDVIAACGLTLGFGLVGWLDDWQILRYKSNKGISPRTKLGLQALFTLAFCLWVGFTHSELTTVNLPFILVLPLGILFFPLAAFVLLGASNSTNLTDGLDGLAGGTGAIALMGIGCLLAQAPSSNLELAVFCSCMSGSYLGFLWHNRNPARVFMGDTGSLALGGAIASAAILGNMLWGLLIIGAIFVWEAISVILQVSYYKLTKNDQGVGKRLFKMAPYHHHLELSGWKETQVVGIFYITQALLVLVAIALNFVSKAH; encoded by the coding sequence ATGTCAAATTCAGAGCCAAATTCTTCACAGTCACAGCTTTCTAGCCCAATCGCCAAGTTTCCTACAGGGACACAGTTATCTGGTTTTGCTGTGGTTATGGTTTTAGCTTTGGCTTTTGTTGGACAGTTGGTCATTGAGTCTTTGCCATTAGTCTCTACATTTGTAGCGGTAGTTATAGCTGGGTACTTTGCCGTACCAATTTTGCAGCAAATGAAGGCGGGACAGGTAATCCGAGAGGATGGACCTGAGGCTCATCTTAAAAAAGGTGGCACTCCAACTATGGGAGGAATTTTTGTGGTTCCCGTGGGTTTGGTGATGTCATTGCTATGGTCAGGGTTTAACTTTGATGTCATTGCCGCTTGTGGTTTAACCTTGGGGTTTGGATTGGTTGGCTGGTTAGATGATTGGCAAATTTTACGTTACAAGTCTAATAAAGGAATTTCACCACGCACCAAACTTGGACTACAAGCTTTATTTACCCTTGCTTTTTGCCTTTGGGTTGGGTTTACGCATTCGGAACTGACTACTGTTAATTTACCGTTTATATTGGTTCTGCCCTTAGGGATTTTATTTTTTCCCCTTGCTGCTTTTGTATTGTTGGGTGCTAGTAATTCTACGAATTTAACTGATGGTTTAGATGGTCTAGCGGGTGGTACGGGGGCGATCGCTTTGATGGGTATAGGATGTTTACTAGCTCAGGCTCCATCTTCTAATTTGGAGTTAGCAGTTTTTTGTAGTTGCATGAGTGGTAGTTATCTAGGATTTTTATGGCATAACCGCAATCCTGCTCGGGTATTTATGGGAGATACGGGTTCATTGGCTTTGGGGGGAGCGATCGCCTCCGCTGCAATTCTCGGTAATATGCTCTGGGGACTATTGATTATTGGGGCAATTTTTGTATGGGAAGCGATTTCGGTAATCCTCCAAGTTAGCTACTACAAACTCACCAAAAATGATCAAGGCGTGGGTAAAAGATTATTTAAAATGGCTCCCTACCATCACCACCTAGAGTTAAGTGGCTGGAAGGAAACTCAAGTTGTTGGAATTTTTTACATTACTCAGGCTTTATTAGTTTTAGTAGCGATCGCCCTTAATTTCGTTTCTAAAGCCCATTAA
- a CDS encoding TolC family protein translates to MRLSIISLGLGLILTPSAHAQLFFNNDLPTAAPLTVPTTPSQVKIERTQPITLEEAIAIANRSNRDIIQARITVDRNRASLREAEAARLPTVTASGSYTFNDSAQARLGNISSGFASANGFGSSSTITQPVSGTVGLNYNIYTSGLVEANIKAAENQLRISELALNQVTQTVKIAVITAYYNLQNTDENVRIQQKSVENNQVSLRDTTALERAGVGTKFDVLTAQVQLANAQQALLDAQASQLIARRELARQIEYPNNLDLAAADKIAPVEPWKLTIEDTILLALKNRTELDTQKLQREVARERARASIARLGPQIALTGNLDTADNFNQAGGFALGYRVGVNVSISLFDGGVASAQVDQFKADQALAESQFQQAANQVRFDVEQAFINSQSRSKQIDTATKAVEQSTEALRLARLRLSAGVGTQLEVINAENSLTQADVNRTQAIIGYNQAISNLKKAVNGL, encoded by the coding sequence ATGCGTCTTTCCATTATTAGCCTTGGTCTGGGCTTAATTTTGACCCCATCTGCTCACGCCCAACTATTTTTTAACAATGATCTTCCCACTGCGGCTCCTTTAACTGTCCCTACAACTCCTAGCCAAGTCAAAATCGAACGCACACAACCCATTACCCTAGAAGAAGCCATAGCGATCGCCAATCGTAGTAACCGAGATATTATTCAAGCCCGAATTACCGTAGATCGAAATAGAGCCTCCCTTAGGGAAGCCGAAGCAGCAAGACTGCCCACCGTTACTGCCTCTGGCAGTTATACATTTAATGACTCTGCTCAAGCCCGATTAGGTAATATATCCAGTGGCTTTGCCTCTGCCAATGGCTTTGGTAGTAGTAGTACAATCACTCAACCTGTATCTGGTACCGTTGGACTCAACTACAACATCTATACCTCTGGGCTAGTCGAAGCAAATATTAAAGCTGCTGAAAATCAGCTACGCATTTCCGAACTGGCACTAAACCAAGTTACTCAAACCGTCAAAATCGCTGTAATTACCGCCTATTACAATCTTCAAAATACGGACGAAAACGTGAGAATTCAACAAAAGTCCGTAGAAAATAACCAAGTCAGCCTCAGAGATACAACAGCATTGGAACGGGCAGGAGTAGGAACAAAGTTTGACGTATTAACAGCCCAAGTACAGTTAGCGAATGCTCAGCAGGCACTTCTCGATGCCCAAGCCAGCCAACTTATTGCCCGTAGAGAATTAGCTCGTCAAATCGAATATCCCAATAACCTTGACCTAGCGGCGGCGGATAAAATTGCCCCCGTTGAGCCTTGGAAACTGACCATAGAAGATACAATTCTGCTAGCTTTAAAAAATCGAACAGAACTAGATACCCAGAAATTGCAACGCGAGGTGGCTCGAGAACGCGCCCGTGCTAGTATTGCTCGCCTTGGGCCGCAAATAGCCTTAACTGGAAATCTCGATACTGCTGATAATTTCAATCAAGCAGGTGGATTCGCTCTTGGCTATAGAGTTGGGGTAAATGTCAGCATTAGTCTATTTGATGGTGGGGTTGCCAGTGCTCAAGTAGATCAATTCAAAGCTGATCAGGCTCTTGCCGAAAGTCAATTTCAACAGGCTGCCAATCAAGTTCGGTTTGATGTGGAACAGGCATTTATTAACTCCCAATCTCGCTCTAAGCAAATAGATACTGCCACTAAAGCGGTGGAGCAATCAACTGAAGCTTTACGTTTAGCTCGTCTGCGGCTTAGTGCTGGGGTAGGTACGCAGTTAGAGGTGATTAATGCTGAAAATTCTCTTACCCAGGCTGATGTCAACCGCACTCAGGCAATTATTGGTTATAACCAGGCAATATCAAACCTAAAAAAGGCAGTTAATGGGCTTTAG
- a CDS encoding DevA family ABC transporter ATP-binding protein: MSLEPVISIQNLNFYYGQGVLKKQILFDINLEINAGEIVIMTGPSGSGKTTLLTLIGSLRSLQEGSMKILGQELLGATKTKMVEIRRNIGYIFQAHNLLGSLTAKQNVQMPLELHSQFSYHEASLRAEAILSEVGLGERVNYYPDNLSGGQKQRVAIARALVSHPKLVLADEPTAALDSKSGRDVVNLMQTLAKEQGCTILMVTHDNRILDIADRIVHMEDGYLAKDAALALIPAH; the protein is encoded by the coding sequence ATGAGCTTAGAACCAGTTATTTCTATTCAAAATTTGAACTTCTACTATGGGCAGGGAGTCTTAAAAAAGCAGATTTTATTTGATATTAATTTAGAAATCAATGCAGGTGAAATTGTGATTATGACAGGACCTTCTGGCTCAGGTAAGACTACACTTTTAACTTTAATTGGTAGCTTGCGATCGCTCCAAGAAGGCAGTATGAAAATCCTCGGACAAGAGCTTTTAGGGGCAACTAAAACGAAAATGGTAGAAATACGTCGAAATATTGGATATATTTTTCAGGCACATAACCTTTTAGGTTCCCTCACTGCTAAACAAAATGTGCAAATGCCCTTAGAACTCCATAGTCAGTTTTCCTATCATGAAGCTAGTCTTAGAGCCGAAGCGATTTTAAGCGAAGTTGGACTAGGAGAAAGAGTTAATTATTATCCCGATAATCTATCTGGCGGACAGAAACAAAGAGTAGCGATCGCCCGTGCCTTAGTTAGTCATCCCAAGTTAGTATTAGCAGATGAACCCACTGCTGCTTTAGATAGTAAATCTGGACGAGATGTGGTTAATTTAATGCAAACACTGGCAAAAGAACAAGGCTGCACAATTTTGATGGTGACCCACGATAATCGAATTTTAGACATAGCCGATCGCATTGTCCACATGGAAGATGGTTATCTTGCCAAAGATGCCGCGCTTGCTTTAATTCCTGCTCATTAA
- a CDS encoding thioesterase family protein produces MSILKFELEIYAYNIDFNGHVSNIVYSEWMEIGRTKLLEAIAMPVYKIAQEGFVPVLVSTEISFKAPVHLGDRVSVELWVSELRHASAEMSFRFFKIDSSSSEDNSEKKSEEILVAIAKQKGIFADPDTMQPYRLKPDQKQKFATYLHKDLHQE; encoded by the coding sequence GTGAGCATACTGAAATTTGAACTTGAAATCTATGCCTACAATATTGACTTCAATGGTCATGTGAGCAACATTGTTTATAGTGAATGGATGGAAATTGGCAGAACTAAGCTTTTAGAGGCGATCGCTATGCCCGTTTATAAAATTGCCCAAGAGGGTTTTGTCCCAGTTTTAGTTAGTACGGAAATTAGTTTTAAGGCTCCTGTACACCTTGGGGATCGAGTTTCTGTTGAACTATGGGTATCAGAATTACGCCATGCCTCTGCAGAAATGTCCTTTAGATTTTTTAAGATCGATAGTTCTAGTAGTGAAGACAATAGTGAAAAAAAGAGTGAAGAAATTTTAGTGGCGATCGCCAAGCAGAAGGGAATATTTGCTGATCCAGACACCATGCAGCCCTATCGCCTTAAGCCAGATCAAAAACAAAAATTTGCTACCTATTTACATAAAGACTTACATCAGGAGTAA
- a CDS encoding MAPEG family protein yields MIDIKQLQITGLVTILSLIVFFILSFNVGIARAKYKVPVPQITGDENFERVFRVQQNTLEQLIIFIPALWMFALFVNAIAANILGGIWIIGRILYAWGYYAEAGKRGLGFAINSLVAIILLLGSVIGIGKSLLNL; encoded by the coding sequence ATGATTGATATTAAACAATTACAAATAACTGGGCTAGTCACGATTCTTAGTCTAATCGTATTTTTTATTCTCAGTTTTAATGTCGGTATCGCTAGGGCAAAATATAAAGTTCCTGTACCACAAATAACAGGCGATGAGAACTTTGAACGGGTGTTTCGGGTTCAGCAAAACACCTTAGAGCAGTTAATTATTTTTATTCCAGCCCTTTGGATGTTTGCCTTATTTGTAAATGCGATCGCCGCCAATATTTTAGGAGGAATTTGGATTATCGGCAGAATTCTCTATGCGTGGGGCTACTATGCTGAGGCTGGAAAAAGAGGCTTAGGCTTTGCAATTAATTCTCTAGTGGCAATTATTTTGCTATTAGGCAGCGTGATTGGGATTGGCAAATCACTGTTGAACCTTTGA
- the devC gene encoding ABC transporter permease DevC, with product MIKRRIFLAWLQLTHQKTRLIVALLGIGFAGMLMFIQLGFQAALFDSNTRVHRLLDTDLVLISPQARNLPNMQTFPRRRLYQAMNFEDVESAQALYINFADWKNPTTRASSSILVIGFDPTTSPFKLEEVKNNLEAIKLPDTLMFDRAARGEYDTTVKKLEQGKEVGAEIAGREVTLNGLFTIGASFAADCSLITSDSNFLRIFPRRTDSEVSVALIKVKPNTDIPRLQNTLQTQLPEDVKVLTAVEFANFEKTYWQKNTSIGFIFSLGTAIGFIVGVVIVYQILYSDVSDHLAEYATLKAMGFTNFYLLGIVFQEALVLGILGFVPGFAIAIGLYNLTRNATRLPIAMTGDRALLVLTLTIIMCVISGVISMRKLQAADPADIF from the coding sequence ATGATTAAACGGCGCATTTTTTTAGCATGGCTGCAACTAACTCACCAGAAAACTCGCCTGATTGTGGCACTCTTAGGAATTGGGTTTGCAGGAATGTTGATGTTCATTCAGTTGGGATTTCAAGCGGCTTTATTTGATAGTAATACCAGAGTACATAGGCTTTTGGATACGGATTTAGTCCTGATTAGCCCACAGGCAAGAAACCTACCCAATATGCAGACATTTCCTCGGCGGCGGCTCTATCAAGCTATGAATTTTGAGGATGTGGAATCTGCCCAAGCCCTATATATCAATTTTGCTGATTGGAAGAATCCCACCACCCGTGCCAGCAGCAGTATTTTAGTGATTGGCTTTGATCCTACGACTTCTCCATTTAAGTTAGAGGAAGTCAAAAACAATCTGGAGGCAATCAAACTCCCTGATACTTTAATGTTTGATCGCGCAGCTAGGGGCGAATATGATACTACAGTCAAAAAATTGGAACAGGGGAAAGAAGTTGGAGCAGAGATTGCTGGGCGTGAAGTTACCCTAAATGGCTTATTCACCATTGGAGCTTCCTTTGCGGCTGATTGTAGTTTAATTACCAGTGACAGCAATTTTTTACGCATATTTCCTCGGCGTACCGATAGTGAAGTCAGTGTGGCATTAATCAAAGTTAAGCCCAATACCGATATTCCTCGCCTCCAAAATACGCTCCAAACTCAATTACCCGAAGATGTCAAAGTTTTAACGGCGGTGGAATTTGCTAATTTTGAGAAAACCTATTGGCAGAAAAATACTTCCATTGGCTTCATTTTTAGTTTGGGTACAGCGATCGGATTTATCGTTGGTGTGGTGATTGTTTATCAGATTTTATATAGTGATGTTTCCGATCATTTGGCGGAATATGCCACCTTAAAAGCGATGGGATTCACTAATTTTTATCTGTTGGGAATAGTTTTTCAAGAAGCATTGGTTTTGGGAATTTTAGGATTTGTGCCGGGGTTTGCGATCGCTATTGGTTTATATAATTTGACCCGTAATGCTACTCGTTTACCCATTGCTATGACAGGCGATCGAGCTTTGTTAGTCTTGACTCTAACCATTATTATGTGCGTAATTTCAGGGGTGATTTCGATGCGTAAACTGCAAGCTGCCGATCCTGCTGATATATTCTAA
- a CDS encoding ABC exporter membrane fusion protein, translated as MQISPRIINPVTIGVISATVILGSTSIFFLSSQTSQSSVRASDTPKANKITALGRLEPEGETIKLSVTESSGSTRVSKILVKEGDQVKSGQVVAILDSRDRRASALEQAQEDVKVAESRLAQVEAGAKSGEIQAQKANISRLESELSGQIATQAATVASSEAELRNAEAEYQRYQSIYQDGAISASSRDSRLLTLQTAQARLREAKASQERTIATVKDQLKEAKETLNRIAEVRPVDVQVARAEVDRAIASVNQAEAELELSYVRAPRDGRILKIHTKSGEVISDQKKGIAEIGNTETMYAVAEVYQSDIKQVKMGQAAIITSNAFTGELKGVVDQIGWQIAKQDVLGTDPAADQDARVVEVKVRLSPEASKVVKNLTNLQLKVAIAL; from the coding sequence ATGCAAATATCCCCACGCATAATCAACCCCGTCACTATTGGCGTAATTTCGGCGACTGTCATTCTTGGATCGACTTCTATTTTTTTCCTGTCTTCTCAAACTTCTCAAAGCTCTGTCCGTGCTTCAGATACGCCCAAAGCTAATAAAATTACAGCTTTAGGAAGACTAGAACCCGAAGGTGAAACCATCAAACTTTCGGTAACTGAATCCAGTGGTAGTACCCGTGTGTCCAAGATTTTGGTCAAAGAGGGAGATCAGGTAAAATCAGGGCAAGTTGTAGCGATTTTAGATAGTCGCGATCGCCGAGCTTCAGCCTTAGAACAGGCACAGGAGGATGTTAAAGTTGCGGAATCCAGACTAGCTCAAGTTGAAGCAGGGGCAAAGTCTGGGGAAATTCAGGCACAAAAGGCAAATATCTCTCGCCTCGAATCGGAATTAAGTGGACAAATTGCCACCCAAGCTGCCACAGTTGCTAGTAGTGAGGCTGAACTCAGAAATGCAGAAGCAGAATATCAACGCTATCAATCTATATATCAAGATGGGGCTATTTCCGCCTCTAGCCGTGATTCTCGCCTGTTAACTCTGCAAACTGCCCAAGCTCGATTGAGGGAAGCAAAAGCTAGTCAAGAGCGTACAATCGCTACGGTTAAAGATCAATTAAAGGAAGCAAAGGAAACCTTAAATCGGATTGCGGAAGTTCGTCCCGTGGATGTACAGGTAGCTAGGGCTGAAGTTGATAGAGCGATCGCCTCCGTAAACCAAGCAGAAGCTGAATTAGAACTATCCTATGTGCGTGCGCCTCGTGATGGCAGAATTCTCAAGATTCATACCAAGTCGGGAGAAGTGATCAGCGATCAAAAGAAAGGCATTGCCGAAATTGGGAATACCGAAACTATGTATGCGGTGGCTGAGGTCTATCAGAGTGATATTAAGCAAGTCAAAATGGGGCAAGCAGCGATTATTACCAGTAATGCCTTTACAGGTGAACTTAAGGGCGTAGTTGATCAAATCGGTTGGCAAATTGCGAAACAGGATGTGTTAGGGACTGATCCCGCCGCCGATCAAGATGCCAGAGTGGTAGAAGTTAAGGTGCGGCTTTCGCCTGAGGCTAGTAAGGTCGTGAAAAATTTAACTAATCTCCAACTCAAAGTAGCGATCGCACTTTAG